A region from the Sandaracinus amylolyticus genome encodes:
- a CDS encoding M20/M25/M40 family metallo-hydrolase — protein sequence MSPNPPLDWTAITAEAIEHFKALLRIPTVNPPGNERPAADYLARIFEAEGIEHTIVESEPTRASIVARIRAKNPSGKGPLLLNGHLDVVGVDREKWTHDPFGAVEADGCIWGRGAIDMKNMVTMSAMTLVLLKRARVALDRDIIFAGVADEESGSNKGAVFLVEKHRELVQSEYVLNEVGGHTLHMGAARYYPIQVAEKGICWFEITAEGEPGHGSMPHPGNAVVRIARAIAALGDSRLPQHASPVVENFLRTIAKGAPFPQSKVLPLLLNPRLASTLLEIVQRIEPDRAKGLNAMLRNTASPTMLDAGHKVNVIPSRASAHVDGRVLPGMTEREFLDEVQRVIGPGLRITVREQHDGVEFTTDTPLYRAIESTLAVHDPGGVPVPYMIPGFTDSFAYARLGAICYGFSPVRLGRELEFTKMYHGHDERIPVEGFAWGLRVLYELVRDFCARS from the coding sequence ATGAGCCCCAACCCGCCGCTCGACTGGACCGCGATCACCGCCGAGGCGATCGAGCACTTCAAGGCCCTGCTGCGCATCCCGACGGTGAACCCGCCGGGCAACGAGCGACCCGCGGCGGACTACCTCGCGCGCATCTTCGAGGCCGAAGGCATCGAGCACACCATCGTCGAGAGCGAGCCGACGCGCGCGTCGATCGTCGCGCGCATCCGCGCGAAGAACCCGAGCGGGAAGGGCCCGCTGCTGCTCAACGGGCACCTCGACGTCGTCGGCGTCGATCGCGAGAAGTGGACGCACGATCCCTTCGGCGCCGTCGAGGCCGACGGCTGCATCTGGGGCCGCGGCGCGATCGACATGAAGAACATGGTGACGATGAGCGCCATGACCCTCGTGCTGCTCAAGCGCGCGAGGGTCGCGCTCGATCGCGACATCATCTTCGCGGGCGTCGCGGACGAGGAGTCGGGCTCGAACAAGGGCGCGGTGTTCCTCGTCGAGAAGCACCGCGAGCTCGTGCAGAGCGAGTACGTGCTGAACGAGGTCGGCGGTCACACGCTGCACATGGGCGCGGCTCGTTACTATCCGATCCAGGTCGCCGAGAAGGGCATCTGCTGGTTCGAGATCACGGCCGAGGGCGAGCCCGGTCACGGCTCGATGCCGCACCCCGGCAACGCGGTGGTGCGCATCGCGCGCGCGATCGCGGCGCTCGGCGACTCGCGCCTTCCGCAGCACGCCTCGCCGGTCGTCGAGAACTTCCTGCGCACGATCGCGAAGGGCGCGCCGTTCCCGCAGTCGAAGGTGCTCCCGCTGCTGCTCAATCCGCGCCTCGCGAGCACGCTGCTCGAGATCGTGCAGCGCATCGAGCCCGATCGCGCGAAGGGCCTCAACGCGATGCTGCGCAACACCGCGTCGCCGACGATGCTCGACGCGGGCCACAAGGTGAACGTGATCCCGTCGCGCGCGAGCGCGCACGTCGACGGGCGCGTGCTCCCGGGCATGACCGAGCGCGAGTTCCTCGACGAGGTGCAGCGCGTGATCGGCCCCGGGCTGCGCATCACGGTGCGCGAGCAGCACGACGGAGTGGAGTTCACCACCGACACGCCGCTCTATCGCGCGATCGAGTCGACGCTCGCGGTGCACGACCCGGGCGGCGTGCCGGTCCCGTACATGATCCCGGGCTTCACCGACTCGTTCGCGTACGCGCGTCTCGGCGCGATCTGTTACGGCTTCTCGCCGGTGCGTCTCGGTCGCGAGCTCGAGTTCACGAAGATGTACCACGGCCACGACGAGCGGATTCCGGTC
- a CDS encoding MBL fold metallo-hydrolase, whose product MTKVHRIEGRVMLVNAHLVESAEGVVLVDGMLTVSDARLVRDAIAAIGKPLRAAIVTHAHPDHYAGLVTILADRPVPIHATPAVRAAIERDDAIKNEIVGPMMQGEWPTTRVFPDADVAPGTTLRVAGIAFDVVDLGPAESPADSLYRFSEREWFVGDLVYSRMHAYLADGFAAQWLAVLERLERELPRDAVLHVGHGEPGGRALVAAQRRYVEAFAESVERHRGAPRDRRRAAVVADMKRHLPTDDLVFLMELSVDPFAG is encoded by the coding sequence ATGACGAAGGTGCACCGGATCGAAGGGCGCGTGATGCTCGTGAACGCCCACCTGGTCGAGTCCGCCGAGGGCGTGGTGCTCGTCGACGGCATGCTCACCGTCTCCGACGCACGGCTCGTGCGCGACGCGATCGCGGCGATCGGCAAGCCGCTGCGGGCCGCGATCGTCACCCACGCGCATCCCGATCACTACGCCGGGCTCGTGACGATCCTCGCGGATCGTCCGGTGCCGATCCACGCGACGCCCGCGGTGCGCGCCGCGATCGAGCGCGACGACGCGATCAAGAACGAGATCGTCGGTCCGATGATGCAGGGCGAGTGGCCCACGACGCGCGTGTTCCCCGATGCCGACGTCGCGCCGGGCACGACGCTGCGCGTCGCGGGCATCGCGTTCGACGTCGTCGATCTCGGGCCCGCGGAGTCGCCGGCAGACAGTCTCTACCGGTTCTCGGAGCGCGAGTGGTTCGTCGGTGATCTCGTGTACTCGCGCATGCACGCGTATCTCGCCGACGGCTTCGCCGCGCAGTGGCTCGCGGTGCTCGAGCGCCTCGAGCGCGAGCTCCCGCGCGATGCGGTGCTCCACGTGGGGCACGGCGAGCCCGGCGGTCGCGCGCTGGTCGCCGCGCAGCGACGCTACGTCGAGGCGTTCGCCGAGTCGGTGGAGCGCCATCGCGGCGCGCCGCGCGATCGTCGTCGCGCCGCGGTGGTCGCGGACATGAAGCGGCACCTTCCGACCGACGACCTCGTGTTCCTGATGGAGCTCAGCGTGGATCCGTTCGCCGGCTGA
- a CDS encoding LysR substrate-binding domain-containing protein, whose protein sequence is MLVPEVLARIRDEAPLVELELHAHRGEAPAHELERGELDVALGVFLRVAPGLEHAELFRESFACIVRKGHPRVGRALTLERFLELDHVLVSAPDYGPGVVEFELAKRSLRRRVAVRVPSFLVAPALVARTDMICTVPRGIAELAARAHPLRVVSPPIELPSFAVQMIWRAGAGSDVALRWLRAHLVAAATRVG, encoded by the coding sequence GTGCTCGTCCCCGAGGTGCTCGCGCGCATCCGCGACGAGGCGCCGCTCGTCGAGCTCGAGCTGCACGCGCACCGCGGCGAAGCGCCGGCGCACGAGCTCGAGCGCGGTGAGCTCGACGTCGCGCTCGGCGTGTTCCTGCGCGTCGCGCCCGGGCTCGAGCACGCGGAGCTCTTCCGCGAGTCGTTCGCGTGCATCGTGCGCAAGGGCCATCCTCGCGTCGGCAGAGCGCTCACGCTCGAGCGCTTCCTCGAGCTCGATCACGTGCTGGTGAGCGCGCCCGACTACGGGCCCGGTGTGGTCGAGTTCGAGCTCGCGAAGCGATCGCTGCGCCGGCGCGTCGCGGTGCGTGTCCCGAGCTTCCTCGTCGCGCCCGCGCTGGTCGCGCGCACCGACATGATCTGCACGGTGCCGCGCGGCATCGCCGAGCTCGCGGCGCGCGCGCATCCGCTGCGCGTGGTGTCGCCGCCGATCGAGCTTCCGTCGTTCGCGGTGCAGATGATCTGGCGCGCGGGCGCGGGCTCCGACGTCGCGCTGCGCTGGCTTCGCGCGCACCTCGTCGCGGCGGCGACGCGCGTCGGCTGA
- a CDS encoding LysR family transcriptional regulator, with protein MSASAIVARMSNASPRLSSLDLNLLVALDALLRERSVTSAGRRIGLSQPAMSHALSRLRELLGDPILAREGRVMRHTALAERLAPQVRRLLGEIEATLLGHRAFVPARAAHVPRRDERSLRRRARPRGARAHPRRGAARRARAARAPRRSAGARARAR; from the coding sequence ATGAGCGCGAGTGCGATAGTCGCGCGGATGTCGAACGCGTCACCGCGCCTGTCGTCGCTCGATCTCAACCTGCTCGTCGCGCTCGACGCGCTCCTGCGCGAGCGCAGCGTGACCTCGGCGGGGCGACGCATCGGGCTCAGCCAGCCCGCGATGAGCCACGCGCTCTCGCGCCTGCGCGAGCTGCTCGGCGATCCCATCCTCGCGCGCGAAGGACGCGTGATGCGCCACACCGCGCTCGCCGAGCGCCTCGCGCCGCAGGTGCGCCGCCTGCTCGGCGAGATCGAAGCGACGCTGCTCGGGCATCGCGCGTTCGTTCCCGCGCGCGCAGCGCACGTTCCGCGTCGCGACGAACGATCACTGCGGCGCCGTGCTCGTCCCCGAGGTGCTCGCGCGCATCCGCGACGAGGCGCCGCTCGTCGAGCTCGAGCTGCACGCGCACCGCGGCGAAGCGCCGGCGCACGAGCTCGAGCGCGGTGA
- a CDS encoding alpha/beta hydrolase: MEPSTRSIRARSASSHRPHMSTERVVFEVDGDSVVGRLFLPEGAGPHPAIVIDGPMTSVKEQASGNYARALAARGFVTLAIDHRFFGESGGRARQYESPPKKIEDLHRALDVLAARPEVDATRLAVVGVCAGAGYAASVVAGDARVKAFGAVAGFFHDAAQQRAWMGESYDRALAEAHDARRRFEQTGEVITIPAVGREGPVAMPLAEAFEYYGTPRGAVPSYVNALAVMSRADTLPYDAMSAAPRIRVPTLVVHSDHALAPKLAQKFIASLGGPVDVCWVESKGQIDFYDDPARIEPACDRLAAFFTDCT, translated from the coding sequence ATGGAGCCATCCACACGTTCGATTCGCGCGCGCAGCGCGTCGAGCCATCGTCCGCACATGTCCACCGAGCGCGTCGTGTTCGAGGTCGACGGCGACTCCGTCGTCGGGCGCTTGTTCCTTCCCGAGGGGGCAGGCCCGCACCCTGCGATCGTGATCGACGGACCGATGACGTCGGTGAAGGAGCAAGCCTCCGGCAACTACGCGCGTGCGCTCGCGGCGCGCGGCTTCGTCACGCTCGCGATCGATCATCGCTTCTTCGGCGAGAGCGGCGGGCGCGCGCGCCAGTACGAGTCGCCGCCCAAGAAGATCGAGGACCTGCACCGCGCGCTCGACGTGCTCGCGGCGCGCCCCGAGGTCGATGCCACGCGGCTCGCGGTCGTCGGTGTGTGCGCGGGCGCGGGGTACGCCGCGTCGGTCGTCGCCGGCGATGCGCGCGTGAAGGCGTTCGGCGCGGTCGCGGGGTTCTTCCACGACGCCGCGCAGCAGCGCGCGTGGATGGGCGAGTCGTACGATCGCGCGCTCGCCGAGGCGCACGACGCGCGGCGTCGCTTCGAGCAGACCGGCGAGGTGATCACGATCCCGGCGGTCGGGCGCGAAGGACCGGTCGCGATGCCGCTCGCCGAGGCGTTCGAGTACTACGGCACGCCACGCGGCGCGGTGCCGAGCTACGTCAACGCGCTCGCGGTGATGTCGCGCGCCGACACCCTGCCGTACGACGCGATGTCCGCGGCGCCGCGCATCCGCGTGCCCACGCTCGTCGTGCACTCCGACCACGCGCTCGCGCCGAAGCTCGCGCAGAAGTTCATCGCGTCGCTCGGCGGTCCGGTCGACGTGTGCTGGGTCGAGTCGAAGGGACAGATCGACTTCTACGACGATCCCGCGCGCATCGAGCCCGCGTGTGATCGACTCGCTGCGTTCTTCACCGATTGCACGTGA